A part of Blastocatellia bacterium genomic DNA contains:
- a CDS encoding RNA polymerase sigma factor — MAAQMVARLTDFQLARASAAGDHRAFEMLYCQHHRRVYSLCLRMLRNHEEAEDVTQEVFLQVYRKINSFQGNSAFTTWLHRLTVNMVLMYLRRKQKGHRQEETLEANQMADPLENRKQVGHPDFPIEAVDLQNAINDLPNGYRQVFILHDIEGYEHNEISQLLGISVGTAKSQLHKARLKLRQALRATHPQQLVTATVQ; from the coding sequence ATGGCTGCACAAATGGTTGCAAGATTGACGGATTTTCAGTTAGCTCGAGCTTCAGCCGCTGGGGATCATCGGGCTTTTGAAATGCTTTACTGCCAGCATCACCGACGGGTTTACAGTCTGTGCTTGAGGATGCTGAGGAACCACGAAGAGGCGGAGGATGTGACCCAAGAGGTTTTTCTCCAGGTCTATCGTAAGATCAATAGTTTTCAGGGCAATTCGGCTTTCACCACCTGGCTTCACCGATTGACAGTTAACATGGTGCTCATGTATTTACGGCGCAAACAGAAGGGGCATAGGCAGGAAGAGACGTTGGAAGCAAACCAAATGGCCGATCCACTGGAGAATCGCAAACAGGTTGGGCATCCTGATTTTCCCATTGAGGCAGTTGATTTGCAGAACGCGATCAATGATCTACCAAATGGCTACCGCCAGGTCTTTATCCTGCATGATATCGAAGGATATGAGCACAATGAGATTAGTCAATTACTGGGCATTAGCGTCGGAACGGCGAAATCTCAACTGCACAAAGCTCGGTTGAAACTGCGACAAGCGCTGCGAGCTACCCACCCGCAACAACTCGTGACGGCGACCGTTCAATAA
- a CDS encoding ABC transporter permease produces the protein MNQQQLFWQMLKQSLVRRGVKVALALLAVMVGTAAAATLLNLTFDVERKMNRELRTYGANLVVIPRFPESHLSESWVEVERLSGTDKVIGSAPYLYATGTIQADPSNEAVIVAGVRFNSVRQVSPYWHVQGEWARDDNTDAGMIGSQLAQRLGLQVGDRIQLAIGDGSWKGLLRITGIVTTGESEDEQVFMSLSTLQHATGLKAQISLLALSVMGGLQQVQATAREIEQRITGVEARPLRQVAQSEAQVLSKVKWVMFVLTAIILITSALCVMTTMMALVMERHREIGLMKALGAQPRQILGLLLSEASVLALVGGLAGFAIGVIGSRLIGLRLFQTGVSPRPETIPLTLALALIVCWLAAYAPLKRALTIEPASALKGE, from the coding sequence ATGAATCAGCAGCAACTTTTTTGGCAGATGCTCAAACAATCGCTGGTGCGACGGGGCGTCAAAGTGGCGCTGGCTTTACTGGCTGTCATGGTGGGAACGGCGGCGGCAGCGACGCTGCTCAATTTGACGTTCGATGTGGAGCGCAAAATGAACCGAGAGCTCAGAACCTACGGAGCGAACCTGGTTGTGATCCCCCGGTTCCCTGAAAGCCATTTGAGCGAGTCGTGGGTGGAAGTGGAACGCCTCAGCGGCACTGATAAGGTGATTGGTTCAGCGCCCTATCTTTACGCAACGGGGACAATTCAGGCCGACCCCAGCAACGAGGCAGTCATCGTTGCTGGGGTCCGATTCAACAGCGTTCGCCAAGTCAGCCCATATTGGCACGTTCAAGGAGAATGGGCTCGCGATGACAATACTGATGCAGGCATGATTGGCTCGCAACTGGCCCAGCGATTGGGATTGCAAGTCGGCGATCGCATTCAGTTGGCCATCGGCGATGGGAGCTGGAAAGGCCTGCTACGAATCACGGGCATTGTTACGACCGGTGAATCCGAAGATGAGCAAGTATTCATGAGCCTCTCGACGCTCCAACACGCAACCGGCCTGAAGGCTCAGATTTCACTCTTGGCATTGAGTGTCATGGGTGGCCTTCAACAGGTTCAAGCCACAGCGCGAGAAATTGAACAACGGATTACAGGCGTTGAAGCGCGTCCGCTCAGACAAGTCGCGCAATCCGAAGCTCAGGTGCTGAGCAAAGTCAAATGGGTGATGTTCGTGCTGACGGCTATCATCCTGATCACTTCAGCGTTGTGCGTGATGACGACGATGATGGCGCTTGTGATGGAACGTCATCGTGAAATTGGTTTGATGAAAGCGTTGGGCGCGCAACCGCGTCAGATTTTGGGACTGTTGTTGAGTGAGGCGTCGGTGTTGGCGTTGGTTGGCGGGTTGGCGGGCTTTGCTATCGGCGTGATCGGGTCACGGCTCATTGGCCTGCGTCTATTCCAGACCGGCGTCTCACCTCGGCCAGAGACGATTCCATTGACACTGGCGCTTGCTCTGATTGTGTGTTGGCTGGCAGCATACGCGCCGCTCAAGCGGGCGCTCACGATCGAGCCGGCCTCGGCGTTGAAAGGAGAGTGA
- a CDS encoding sigma-54 dependent transcriptional regulator — MRSRKILVVDDEKLQRDILQLILAEEGHQVSTAASGHQAMQLVAHEHFDLVLTDLKMPGMDGLQLLKELLTQDSSTCVIMMTAHGSIDSAKEAIKLGAYDYLEKPLERDTLLKTIQEALKQLDAIDEEIVSASAAMERVKKMILKVANSSSTVLIRGESGVGKERIARAIHKASQRSNQIFQAVNCAAINENLMESELFGHEKGSFTGAHAQKKGLFEVADQGTLFLDEIAELNTSMQAKLLRALQEKEIMRVGGTRPVKVDVRVLTATNRDLDAMVQDGRFREDLFYRINVLSIDVPPLRERREDIPVLVNLFLAKHARAAHRRISGLTRSAMEALMNYGWPGNVRQLESVIERAILLCESDQIGQDDLPPELRQHQQERSAAIFKLPPDGVVLDEVERSLIVQAMQRTDGNITQAAKLLGISFRTLQYRLEKYGLRSSPQKEPIETDTE, encoded by the coding sequence ATGCGTAGCAGAAAGATTTTGGTTGTAGATGATGAAAAGCTTCAACGCGATATTCTGCAACTGATCCTCGCTGAAGAGGGACATCAGGTCAGCACAGCCGCAAGCGGCCATCAGGCTATGCAGCTTGTCGCACATGAGCATTTCGATTTAGTGCTCACCGATCTGAAAATGCCAGGCATGGATGGCTTGCAGCTTCTGAAGGAGCTTCTGACGCAGGACTCATCCACCTGCGTCATCATGATGACAGCCCATGGCTCGATTGATTCGGCTAAGGAAGCTATTAAGCTAGGCGCCTATGACTACCTGGAAAAACCACTGGAGCGTGACACACTGCTGAAAACGATCCAAGAGGCGCTTAAGCAATTGGACGCGATTGACGAAGAGATCGTCAGCGCCTCAGCAGCCATGGAGCGCGTCAAAAAAATGATCTTAAAAGTGGCCAATTCATCTTCAACGGTGCTCATTCGCGGCGAGTCTGGCGTCGGTAAAGAGCGCATCGCACGCGCGATCCACAAAGCTAGTCAACGGTCAAACCAGATTTTTCAGGCAGTCAACTGCGCGGCTATCAATGAGAACCTGATGGAGTCCGAATTGTTCGGCCACGAAAAAGGCAGCTTCACCGGCGCCCACGCGCAGAAAAAAGGCCTGTTTGAGGTCGCCGATCAAGGGACACTGTTCTTAGACGAAATTGCTGAGCTCAACACAAGCATGCAAGCCAAGCTACTGCGAGCGCTGCAAGAGAAAGAAATCATGCGCGTCGGCGGCACGCGACCGGTCAAAGTTGACGTTCGCGTCCTGACGGCCACCAATCGGGATTTAGACGCAATGGTGCAAGATGGTCGGTTTCGCGAGGACTTATTCTATCGCATCAATGTGCTTTCGATTGACGTGCCGCCGTTGCGGGAACGTCGTGAGGACATCCCGGTGTTGGTCAATCTGTTTCTGGCTAAGCATGCCCGAGCCGCTCACCGACGGATCAGCGGCCTGACACGCTCGGCGATGGAGGCGCTCATGAACTATGGTTGGCCGGGCAATGTGCGTCAACTTGAATCAGTGATTGAGCGCGCCATCTTACTGTGTGAAAGCGACCAGATCGGTCAGGACGATTTGCCCCCGGAATTACGCCAACATCAACAAGAGCGAAGCGCCGCGATCTTTAAGTTGCCGCCCGACGGCGTGGTCCTGGACGAAGTCGAACGCTCGCTGATCGTCCAAGCTATGCAGCGCACGGATGGAAACATCACGCAGGCCGCTAAACTGCTGGGCATTTCGTTTCGCACGCTACAGTACCGGTTGGAAAAATATGGCTTGCGCAGTAGCCCTCAGAAAGAACCGATTGAAACTGACACTGAATAA
- a CDS encoding ATP-binding protein, producing the protein MQRKDGRYMSFMLQVTLLLVTMVGLTTFLLYQLNVKAEAEIHDKVDEHVGALAEAVQVSLASIPTPLWLSEYIEQHPMQPRFRPIVLLIFITDHRRVIKDSTNPAVFGKELVSAGPLPDPEHQISYNELFQQAQQTAPGEVRYYNFPITTGNGNATQQERIHVLLSWEGISNVLTQNSRNRLWAMIGMMSVTACLLIWLVRRFTRPIDDLLKAERRVAQGDLDVQLQVRHRDEIGSLAATFNEMVHGLKRNRQLEERLREVEQAAAIGRLASGIAHEIRNPLNFINLSIDHVRSRFRPSAEADQSMFDNLLDSIKSQIARLNQLVTDFLNYGKPTKLSPQSVNLSQLLNDVVSPLQLQAKEQKIHLLVECNGDVPEIQADEQLLKICLSNLVMNAIQAMPTGGQLRITLASSDQDVQITVSDTGVGIAPEQLDKIFEPYYSTKETGIGLGLAVTKKLVQDHGGTISVHSQLDQGSSFTITLPRLHTPTPASDTNANQQHG; encoded by the coding sequence ATGCAAAGGAAAGATGGTCGCTACATGAGCTTCATGCTGCAAGTCACGCTGTTGCTGGTGACGATGGTCGGATTAACAACCTTTTTGCTGTATCAGCTCAACGTGAAAGCTGAGGCAGAAATTCACGATAAAGTGGACGAGCACGTCGGCGCGTTAGCTGAGGCTGTGCAGGTTTCATTAGCCTCCATTCCCACACCACTGTGGCTCTCCGAATACATTGAGCAACATCCCATGCAACCGCGATTTCGGCCAATCGTCTTGCTTATCTTCATCACCGACCATCGTCGCGTGATCAAGGACAGTACCAACCCGGCCGTCTTCGGCAAAGAGCTGGTCAGCGCCGGTCCGTTACCCGATCCAGAGCACCAGATCAGCTACAACGAACTCTTCCAGCAAGCCCAACAGACAGCGCCCGGCGAAGTCCGTTATTACAATTTCCCCATCACTACAGGCAATGGTAATGCTACCCAACAAGAGCGAATCCATGTGCTGCTGTCGTGGGAAGGGATTTCCAACGTGTTGACACAAAACTCGCGTAACCGGCTGTGGGCGATGATCGGCATGATGAGCGTGACCGCCTGCCTGTTAATCTGGTTAGTGAGGCGATTCACTCGTCCGATTGACGATTTGCTCAAAGCTGAACGCCGCGTGGCCCAAGGCGACCTTGATGTGCAACTCCAAGTCAGACATCGCGACGAGATCGGTAGCCTGGCAGCCACGTTCAATGAAATGGTTCATGGCTTAAAGCGCAATCGGCAGCTTGAAGAACGTCTGCGCGAGGTTGAACAAGCAGCCGCCATCGGACGCTTGGCGTCCGGCATCGCTCACGAAATCCGCAATCCGCTGAACTTCATCAACCTCAGCATTGACCATGTACGCAGCCGTTTCCGCCCAAGCGCCGAGGCCGATCAATCCATGTTCGACAATTTACTGGATTCAATTAAAAGCCAGATAGCGCGATTAAACCAACTTGTGACTGACTTCCTCAATTATGGCAAACCAACAAAACTGTCACCTCAATCGGTTAACCTGTCCCAATTGCTCAACGATGTCGTTTCCCCATTGCAACTGCAAGCAAAAGAACAGAAAATTCATTTGCTCGTTGAATGCAACGGTGATGTGCCAGAGATTCAGGCAGATGAGCAGTTACTGAAGATTTGTCTCTCCAATTTGGTGATGAACGCCATTCAAGCTATGCCGACAGGCGGTCAATTGAGGATCACCCTGGCTTCCTCTGATCAGGATGTGCAAATCACGGTGAGCGATACAGGCGTTGGCATTGCCCCTGAGCAACTGGACAAAATCTTTGAGCCGTACTACTCAACGAAGGAGACCGGCATTGGCCTGGGGCTGGCTGTGACTAAAAAATTGGTGCAAGACCACGGCGGGACTATTAGCGTTCACAGCCAGCTTGATCAAGGCTCGTCGTTTACGATCACGCTACCACGCTTGCATACCCCAACGCCGGCCTCTGACACAAATGCCAACCAACAGCACGGATGA
- a CDS encoding penicillin-binding transpeptidase domain-containing protein, translating into MMNRKIRALTLGLTFLVTSLGWPSSGLSYASSAAVLGQRKAYRSGVKARKASLQSKRKTSQARQRSAGTRWRRARRRRGPTMAEILAARARALRLQSQMAIAQDDVRGEDPEVRQAVLNALGDQAGTVVVMDAQTGRVYSIVNQEWAIRQGFTPCSTIKPFVALAALKENLIRPTFPAGQASLSLSLLDALSRSDNIYFQRIGASLGAERLRRYATDFGLGQLTGINLPGEIAGRIPDGPVVGTASSHGTGFAVTAIQLAVFTAAIANYGAVYRPQVVIDDMQAQPAGDQHGESHGDLASGGPTVAFKPILHRHLNISEVERLNLLAGMTGAVEFGTARRSYDPTIQVAGKTGSCTGDAGVRLGLFASFATVERPRLVVVVITQGINERGSSAAQIAGHIYQQLADRFQLRHP; encoded by the coding sequence ATGATGAACAGAAAGATACGTGCGCTGACATTAGGTTTGACATTTCTTGTCACATCTTTGGGGTGGCCCTCCAGCGGGCTCAGTTACGCCAGCTCTGCGGCTGTCCTCGGCCAACGCAAAGCGTATCGGAGCGGCGTCAAGGCTCGCAAAGCCTCCTTGCAATCGAAACGTAAGACGTCGCAAGCAAGACAGCGATCAGCCGGCACGCGCTGGCGTCGGGCACGGCGCCGGCGTGGCCCGACGATGGCTGAGATACTGGCGGCCAGAGCCCGTGCTCTGCGACTGCAATCGCAAATGGCTATCGCTCAAGATGACGTGCGCGGTGAAGACCCTGAGGTACGTCAAGCTGTCCTCAATGCCCTTGGCGATCAGGCGGGAACGGTGGTGGTGATGGATGCGCAAACAGGCCGAGTTTATAGCATCGTCAACCAGGAGTGGGCGATTCGCCAAGGGTTCACTCCCTGCTCGACGATCAAACCTTTTGTGGCTCTTGCTGCCTTGAAGGAGAATCTGATTCGGCCCACATTCCCTGCTGGTCAAGCCTCGCTGTCGTTGAGCTTGCTTGATGCCCTCTCACGTTCGGACAACATCTACTTTCAGCGAATCGGCGCGAGCCTCGGCGCTGAGCGCCTGCGGCGCTACGCAACCGACTTTGGACTGGGACAACTGACAGGCATCAATTTGCCTGGTGAGATTGCTGGCCGTATCCCTGACGGCCCTGTTGTAGGGACAGCATCAAGTCATGGCACCGGCTTTGCCGTCACGGCGATTCAGTTGGCCGTCTTCACGGCAGCTATCGCCAATTATGGAGCGGTGTACAGGCCTCAAGTGGTGATTGATGATATGCAAGCGCAGCCTGCTGGTGATCAGCATGGCGAAAGCCACGGCGATTTGGCGTCCGGGGGCCCGACGGTTGCTTTCAAGCCGATTTTGCATCGCCATCTGAATATCAGTGAGGTCGAGCGCTTGAACCTGCTGGCTGGGATGACCGGCGCCGTCGAATTTGGTACAGCCCGCCGGTCATACGACCCGACAATTCAGGTAGCTGGCAAGACCGGCAGTTGTACTGGCGACGCCGGCGTTCGTCTCGGCCTGTTCGCTTCGTTTGCGACCGTCGAGCGACCGAGGCTCGTGGTGGTGGTCATAACGCAGGGAATCAATGAACGGGGTTCTTCAGCAGCGCAGATTGCTGGTCATATCTACCAGCAACTTGCCGACCGATTCCAATTACGACATCCGTAA